In the genome of Amaranthus tricolor cultivar Red isolate AtriRed21 chromosome 15, ASM2621246v1, whole genome shotgun sequence, one region contains:
- the LOC130801730 gene encoding inorganic pyrophosphatase 2-like, producing the protein MSAMEGIMVVFDFDKTIIECDSDNWVVDELGFTDRYDQLLNTMPWNTMMDKLMKEIYERGNTINDIVEVLKRVPIHSRIIPAIQAAHAAGCDLRIVSDANVFFIETILDHLGLRKYFSDINTNPGYVDEEGRLRILPIHDFTKSPHGCTNPCPPNMCKGLVIKRLQCENPNKKIIYLGDGVGDYCPSLRLKEGDHVMPRKNYPVYDLITSNPELITAKIHEWVDGGDLEQVLLSLIQAIMSINGDDHHDVDEQFVSIDFTKLKTLPNITSLPKALCVTF; encoded by the exons ATGTCAGCAATGGAAGGAATAATGGTGGTTTTCGACTTTGATAAGACGATAATCGAATGTGATAGTGATAATTGGGTTGTCGATGAATTGGGTTTTACCGATCGTTACGATCAGCTTTTGAATACCATGCCTTGGAATACTATGATG GATAAGTTGATGAAAGAAATATATGAACGAGGAAATACGATCAATGATATTGTGGAAGTCTTGAAACGAGTTCCTATTCATTCTCGCATTATTCCAGCCATCCAAGCTGCCCATGCTGCAGG GTGTGATTTGAGGATTGTAAGTGATGCAAATGTGTTCTTCATAGAGACTATATTGGATCATCTTGGGTTGAGAAAGTATTTCTCAGACATTAATACAAATCCAGGTTATGTTGATGAAGAAGGGAGGTTAAGGATATTGCCTATTCATGATTTCACCAAATCTCCTCATGGATGTACCAATCCTTGTCCTCCAAACATGTGCAAG GGACTAGTGATAAAAAGGTTACAATGTGAGAATCCAAACAAAAAGATAATCTATTTAGGAGATGGAGTAGGAGATTATTGTCCTTCCTTAAGGTTAAAAGAAGGTGATCATGTTATGCCAAGGAAGAACTATCCAGTTTATGATTTGATCACAAGCAATCCAGAACTCATCACAGCCAAGATCCATGAATGGGTCGATGGTGGTGATCTTGAACAAGTTTTATTGTCACTCATTCAAGCTATAATGTCTATTAATGGAGATGATCACCATGATGTTGATGAACAATTCGTCAGCATTGATTTCACCAAACTCAAGACTTTGCCCAATATTACTTCGTTGCCCAAAGCTCTATGTGTAACTTTTTAG